Within the Methanobacterium sp. genome, the region TATCACCAATTGAGATAATTATCCCGGGGGATAATTAATCCACGGTAAATGTGTATAATTCAAAGAGTTGTAAACATAGTTGAGGTATAATTCAAAGATTTGTAAATAGTGAATTAGAAATCATTCAGTTTAGAATTATTCATATAATTATTCAGAGATTTTATTCAAGAAGTTTACTCAAAGATTAGTTTAAAAAAAAAGGTTTAATCAGCAGTTGTAAACTTATCAACTGCTGAAATATGTATTTCATCCCACAGGGGGGTTTTAACTACTTGCAATCACAGTTGCTGATGAGTCATGGCTGGTAGCGTAGTACCTGTTAGAGTAGCCATTACTTTTGTAGTCATAGTCAACCCAGCTGTTACCATTCCACACTTCAACGGAACGGTGGTTGGATGAGTAACTGTTGGCGTACTGAACGATCCTTGCAGACTGACCGGATGCAGTTAATGAACTGTACAGTGCTGCACTGTTATCCCAACAATCACCTACTCCTTGTCCACTGCTCCATCCGCTACTGCCGGAAGAGTATGAGCTAGAGTAAGATTTGCTGGTTCCGTATGCAGCTTTACTGGATGAACTTGAACCAGTTTTACTGTATGAACTAGATGTACCTGAGGTACTGCTGGTAGTGTCGATGTTTCCATTGACCAGGTCTTTCATGCTTTGACGGGAAATGTTACCCACAATTCCGTCTTCTTTGATTCCAACATACTGCTGGAATGCTTTGACTGCCTGTTCAGTGTAGTTTCCAAATTCACCATCGATTTTACCATTATAAAATCCCTGGGTATGCAGCCAGGTCTGTAGTTCGGTGACATTATCTCCAGTCATTCCTACTGTCAAGTTTTGGTCTGTGCTCGCGTTGGTCACGACCGTATTTTCAGTATCTGAACTTTCCGCGGCTCCCACAGCTGGGATTACCATGAAAAGTGCACACAATGCAATTGTTATTGCTTGTGTGAATTTTCGCCTAATTTTATCGCCTCCGTGCCCTAAATCTTAAAATAAATGATGTAGGACTTTTTGAACACCAACAGTTCATTGGACATGTTATATAAAGGT harbors:
- a CDS encoding peptidoglycan-binding domain-containing protein, which codes for MVIPAVGAAESSDTENTVVTNASTDQNLTVGMTGDNVTELQTWLHTQGFYNGKIDGEFGNYTEQAVKAFQQYVGIKEDGIVGNISRQSMKDLVNGNIDTTSSTSGTSSSYSKTGSSSSSKAAYGTSKSYSSSYSSGSSGWSSGQGVGDCWDNSAALYSSLTASGQSARIVQYANSYSSNHRSVEVWNGNSWVDYDYKSNGYSNRYYATSHDSSATVIASS